The nucleotide sequence ATACGAGGTTGAGGGATAAATTGAGTCCCTATGGATTCCCCCGCCAAAATTTTGACAATATTTTTCGGCTGTGTACCACTGGTGATCACCATTCTCACTCCCGCACTGGTGGCAATGCGAGCCGCCGCTAATTTGGTAGCCATCCCTCCAGTACCCCATCTGGAACCTTGCCCCCCCGCATCTACTTGTAAATGAGGGAAATCTTCATGATTAACTAGATTAATCGGTTGAGCATCCGGAACCAAACGCGGATCAGCCGAATATAATTGATCTACATCAGTTAAGAGAAATAACCAGTCTGCGTCAATTAAATTAGCCACTAAGGCAGAAAGGGTATCATTATCGCCAAAATTTAACTCTTCAACGGCTACTGTGTCATTCTCATTGACGATAGGAATAACCCCTAATTCAAATAAGGCAGCAAAAGTATTATAAGCATTGACATAACATCGACGATCAATTAACTCTCGCCGAGTGAGTAAAATTTGGGCGATGGGCTGCCCTAATGTATTAAATAAATCATCATATACCCGAATCAGCCGCCCCTGTCCTACGGCGGCTATGGCCTGTTTCATGGCGATATCTTTCGGGCGTTCTTTGCGGTTTAAGCGTCCACAACCGACTCCCACCGCACCCGAAGACACTAAAACGATTTGATATCCGGCTTGTTTTAAGCTAGTTAAGGTTTCTACTAATTCGGCAATGGTTGATAGGGCTAACTGTCCTGTGTCCGGTTTCGTTAGCGTTGAAGTGCCAATTTTAATAACTACAGTTTTCTTGTTGGTCATTAGTCATTAGTTATTAGTCATTAGTTATTAGTCATTAGTTATTAGTTATTAGTTATTAGTTATTAGTCATTAGTTATTAGCTGTGGATCTGGGATTATTGATTTTTTTGATTATTAACTGTTATCCTGATGACTAATGACTAGAAACTATTCCTGTTAAAGAACGCTGGCATCAGGATATTGTAGACTTTTCCGTTGCCAACGTCCTAGAGTATTGCCA is from Gloeothece verrucosa PCC 7822 and encodes:
- the proB gene encoding glutamate 5-kinase translates to MTNKKTVVIKIGTSTLTKPDTGQLALSTIAELVETLTSLKQAGYQIVLVSSGAVGVGCGRLNRKERPKDIAMKQAIAAVGQGRLIRVYDDLFNTLGQPIAQILLTRRELIDRRCYVNAYNTFAALFELGVIPIVNENDTVAVEELNFGDNDTLSALVANLIDADWLFLLTDVDQLYSADPRLVPDAQPINLVNHEDFPHLQVDAGGQGSRWGTGGMATKLAAARIATSAGVRMVITSGTQPKNIVKILAGESIGTQFIPQPRIENARKRWIAYGLLPMGKLFLDAGAVKAICQGGKSLLPAGITQVEGEFLDSEAVLLCDQQGKEIARGLVNYSSAEIEKIKGYHSDKIPLLLGYVGEETVIHRDNLVIYQKGE